From a single Nematostella vectensis chromosome 3, jaNemVect1.1, whole genome shotgun sequence genomic region:
- the LOC5516954 gene encoding L-gulonolactone oxidase isoform X1 produces the protein MSSLEAKKVLARGKKGHRFTNWSTTYSCSPELYFEPESTDEIRQILLIAKELHKRVRVVGSGYSPSDLACTPEYMMSLKKYKAVLEIDQEKQQVTMQAGLTLTELHTVLDIHGLGFPNLGAVSGISCAGVISTCVHGTGFNYGLLATHVSRLDIMTASGEIITCSRMHNEDIFRSVICGMGSVGVILSITWQCEKTFSLCLNKKSFYLNEMLEDLEAQLVSCDHFKFFWYPHTDKVVAEYASRTTRGHTPPQNSWFRDMLIGFYLLEFLYWLSIFIPALVPLISKLYYMIATSGSKERIDRSYKIMNFNCLFKQYVTEWCIPRNKVADVLRTLRDWTEKSGYKVHFPVEVRFVKADDFYLSPCYKTDSCFINIICYRPYNQFVAHDAYWRFYENLMDSVGGKPHWAKAHNLCAADMEKKYPMFNKYREVCQRLDPQGILRNSNVDCTIFGKT, from the exons ATGTCAAGCTTGGAAGCAAAGAAGGTTTTGGCGCGAGGAAAAAAGGGACACCGGTTTACCAACTGGTCTACTACATATTCTTGCTCCCCTGAATTATACTTCGAGCCAGAATCCACCGATGAAATACGGCAG ATTTTGCTAATTGCAAAGGAGCTCCATAAGCGTGTGCGTGTGGTAGGGTCTGGCTACTCCCCGTCTGATCTTGCTTGTACCCCAGAGTATATGATGAGTTTGAAGAAATACAAAGCTGTTTTAGAG ATTGACCAGGAGAAACAGCAAGTAACAATGCAAGCAGGGCTCACACTCACCGAGCTCCACACCGTGTTGGACATTCATGGACTTGGATTCCCAAA CCTTGGTGCAGTGTCGGGTATCTCCTGTGCTGGGGTGATCTCCACCTGTGTGCATGGAACTGGGTTCAACTATGGTCTCCTAGCAACACAT GTTTCAAGACTGGATATAATGACGGCAAGTGGAGAAATTATCACCTGCAGTAGAATGCATAATGAAGACATCTTCAGATCTGTCATTTGTGGGATGGGTTCAGTTGGTGTTATTCTTTCCATTACATGGCAGTGTGAGAAGACCTTTAGTCTTTGCTTAAACAAGAAATCCTTCTATTTAAATGAG ATGCTTGAGGACTTGGAGGCACAGCTTGTGTCCTGTGATCACTTCAAGTTCTTTTGGTATCCACACACTGACAAAGTTGTTGCAGAATATGCAAGTAGAACAACAAGG gGCCATACTCCTCCACAGAATAGCTGGTTTAGGGACATGTTGATTGGGTTTTATTTGCTGGAGTTTCTTTACTGGTTAAG tATTTTTATCCCAGCTCTTGTGCCTCTGATAAGCAAGTTGTATTATATGATAGCAACATCGGGTAGCAAGGAGAGAATTGACAGAAGCTACAAG ATTATGAATTTTAATTGTTTGTTCAAGCAGTATGTGACAGAATGGTGTATTCCAAG AAATAAAGTTGCAGATGTCTTGAGGACGTTACGAGATTGGACTGAGAAAAGTGGATACAAAGTCCATTTTCCTG ttGAAGTTCGCTTTGTGAAGGCTGATGATTTCTATCTGAGTCCATGCTACAAGACTGATTCCTGTTTCATTAACATCATCTGCTACAG GCCATACAACCAGTTTGTTGCCCATGATGCCTACTGGAGATTCTACGAGAACCTGATGGATTCCGTTGGAGGCAAGCCTCACTGGGCTAAG GCTCATAATCTGTGTGCCGCTGACATGGAAAAGAAGTACCCGATGTTCAACAAATACCGGGAAGTTTGCCAGAGGCTAGACCCACAAGGAATCCTGAGGAATTCAAATGTAGACTGCACCATTTTTGGTAAAACTTAA
- the LOC5516954 gene encoding L-gulonolactone oxidase isoform X2 produces MMSLKKYKAVLEIDQEKQQVTMQAGLTLTELHTVLDIHGLGFPNLGAVSGISCAGVISTCVHGTGFNYGLLATHVSRLDIMTASGEIITCSRMHNEDIFRSVICGMGSVGVILSITWQCEKTFSLCLNKKSFYLNEMLEDLEAQLVSCDHFKFFWYPHTDKVVAEYASRTTRGHTPPQNSWFRDMLIGFYLLEFLYWLSIFIPALVPLISKLYYMIATSGSKERIDRSYKIMNFNCLFKQYVTEWCIPRNKVADVLRTLRDWTEKSGYKVHFPVEVRFVKADDFYLSPCYKTDSCFINIICYRPYNQFVAHDAYWRFYENLMDSVGGKPHWAKAHNLCAADMEKKYPMFNKYREVCQRLDPQGILRNSNVDCTIFGKT; encoded by the exons ATGATGAGTTTGAAGAAATACAAAGCTGTTTTAGAG ATTGACCAGGAGAAACAGCAAGTAACAATGCAAGCAGGGCTCACACTCACCGAGCTCCACACCGTGTTGGACATTCATGGACTTGGATTCCCAAA CCTTGGTGCAGTGTCGGGTATCTCCTGTGCTGGGGTGATCTCCACCTGTGTGCATGGAACTGGGTTCAACTATGGTCTCCTAGCAACACAT GTTTCAAGACTGGATATAATGACGGCAAGTGGAGAAATTATCACCTGCAGTAGAATGCATAATGAAGACATCTTCAGATCTGTCATTTGTGGGATGGGTTCAGTTGGTGTTATTCTTTCCATTACATGGCAGTGTGAGAAGACCTTTAGTCTTTGCTTAAACAAGAAATCCTTCTATTTAAATGAG ATGCTTGAGGACTTGGAGGCACAGCTTGTGTCCTGTGATCACTTCAAGTTCTTTTGGTATCCACACACTGACAAAGTTGTTGCAGAATATGCAAGTAGAACAACAAGG gGCCATACTCCTCCACAGAATAGCTGGTTTAGGGACATGTTGATTGGGTTTTATTTGCTGGAGTTTCTTTACTGGTTAAG tATTTTTATCCCAGCTCTTGTGCCTCTGATAAGCAAGTTGTATTATATGATAGCAACATCGGGTAGCAAGGAGAGAATTGACAGAAGCTACAAG ATTATGAATTTTAATTGTTTGTTCAAGCAGTATGTGACAGAATGGTGTATTCCAAG AAATAAAGTTGCAGATGTCTTGAGGACGTTACGAGATTGGACTGAGAAAAGTGGATACAAAGTCCATTTTCCTG ttGAAGTTCGCTTTGTGAAGGCTGATGATTTCTATCTGAGTCCATGCTACAAGACTGATTCCTGTTTCATTAACATCATCTGCTACAG GCCATACAACCAGTTTGTTGCCCATGATGCCTACTGGAGATTCTACGAGAACCTGATGGATTCCGTTGGAGGCAAGCCTCACTGGGCTAAG GCTCATAATCTGTGTGCCGCTGACATGGAAAAGAAGTACCCGATGTTCAACAAATACCGGGAAGTTTGCCAGAGGCTAGACCCACAAGGAATCCTGAGGAATTCAAATGTAGACTGCACCATTTTTGGTAAAACTTAA
- the LOC5516955 gene encoding E3 ubiquitin-protein ligase SIAH1A, with protein MMNPKTGAAQAIQKSPRIGVIPQHGPTNADLTSIFECPVCFDYVLPPILQCSSGHLVCSNCRPKLTCCPTCRGPLGSIRNLAMEKVANTVSFPCKYANSGCEVNLPHTEKAEHEESCEFRPYSCPCPGASCKWQGSLDAVMPHLMHTHKSITTLQGEDIVFLATDINLPGAVDWVMMQSCFGHHFMLVLEKQEKYEGHQQFYAIVQLIGTRKQAESFIYRLELNGNRRRLAWEATPRSIHEGIASAILNSDCLVFDANIAHLFADNGNLGINVTISMVS; from the coding sequence ATGATGAATCCAAAGACAGGAGCGGCACAAGCGATCCAAAAATCACCCCGGATTGGTGTGATTCCTCAACATGGACCAACTAATGCCGATCTTACTAGTATATTCGAGTGTCCTGTGTGTTTTGACTATGTTCTACCGCCAATTTTACAGTGTTCAAGCGGCCATCTTGTGTGTTCAAACTGTAGACCGAAACTAACTTGTTGCCCAACATGTCGAGGACCTTTGGGGAGTATTCGGAATCTAGCGATGGAAAAAGTAGCGAACACGGtttcatttccttgtaaatacGCTAACTCTGGTTGCGAAGTGAATTTACCCCACACAGAGAAAGCAGAGCACGAAGAATCGTGCGAATTTCGGCCATATTCTTGTCCATGCCCCGGTGCTTCGTGTAAATGGCAAGGTTCCTTGGACGCGGTGATGCCGCATTTGATGCATACACACAAATCCATAACAACACTACAAGGCGAAGACATTGTATTCCTTGCCACTGACATTAACCTTCCTGGCGCCGTTGATTGGGTAATGATGCAGTCGTGTTTTGGTCATCACTTTATGCTGGTTTTGGAAAAACAAGAGAAGTATGAAGGTCACCAGCAATTCTATGCCATAGTACAGCTGATAGGGACCAGGAAGCAAGCAGAGAGTTTTATTTATAGACTAGAACTAAATGGCAATCGTCGCAGACTTGCCTGGGAGGCGACACCACGTAGCATCCACGAGGGAATTGCTTCTGCTATTTTAAATTCTGATTGCTTGGTTTTCGATGCAAATATTGCTCACCTTTTTGCAGATAATGGGAATTTAGGGATAAATGTTACAATTTCTATGGTTAGTTAA
- the LOC5516968 gene encoding ras-related protein Rab-20 — MQKPPGKKKADLKIVILGEASVGKTSLIQRYIDRVFTEDKLSTIGASFFLKQWGPYNVAIWDTAGEEKYAGLSSFYCRGASAAIVAYDITKESSLKVLNDRHLHLLQAAEPNCLVVIVGCKKDLVTDDTRGITEAAGMELAKVQNELKSRSLLSLKRTPFFETSSKTGDGVDNVFEFILSTCLPLDDAETASKSLRRPTGVNMEGGGATVEKKKCC, encoded by the exons ATGCAGAAACCTCCTGGGAAAAAGAAAGC GGACCTAAAGATTGTCATCTTGGGGGAAGCAAGTGTTGGAAAAACATCACTGATCCAGAGATACATTGATAGAGTCTTCACAGAGGACAAACTAAGT ACAATAGGTGCTTCATTCTTTTTAAAGCAATGGGGACCATACAATGTTGCAATATGG GACACTGCTGGTGAAGAGAAATATGCTGGTCTGTCATCTTTCTACTGCCGGGGAGCATCAGCAGCCATTGTTGCATATGATATCACCAAAGAATCATCTCTCAAAGTACTTAACGACAGGCACCTGCACCTTTTGCAAGCTGCAGAGCCCAATTGCTTGGTGGTCATAGTTGGATGCAAGAAGGACCTTGTAACAGATGACACAAGGGGAATAACAGAAGCTGCTGGGATGGAGTTAGCAAAGGTGCAAAATGAGCTCAAGAGTCGGTCCTTACTAAGCTTGAAAAGGACTCCTTTCTTTGAGACAAGTTCAAAGACTGGGGATGGAGTTGACAAtgtttttgaatttattttgtcTACTTGTTTGCCACTGGATGATGCCGAAACTGCAAGTAAATCACTTCGTCGTCCAACAGGGGTGAATATGGAAGGGGGAGGTGCTACAGttgagaaaaagaaatgctgCTGA